In Haloarchaeobius litoreus, the following are encoded in one genomic region:
- a CDS encoding alpha-ketoacid dehydrogenase subunit beta has translation MATEGEEQTEDGEQAEAESRTVTRDLTMSRAMVEAIAHEMREDDEVFYMGEDVADYGGIFDSTQGLLDEFGHDRIMDVPISETAYLGAAVGAAQAGMRPIAELMFVDFFGVAMDQMYNQMAKNTYMSGGNFSVPMVLTTAVGGTYNDAAQHSQTLYGTFAHLPGMKVVVPSTAYDAKGLMHNAIRDDDPVVYMFHKRLMGIGWMPAPEGPKTPVPEEDYTIPFGKADVKREGSDVTVVTLGLHVHRALEAAESLADDGVDAEVVDLRTLVPLDTETVVESVRKTGRLVVVDEDYRSFGVTGEVVARVADEALDDLEAVERVATADVPIPYARPLENEVLPGTADIEAAVRDVAER, from the coding sequence ATGGCCACCGAAGGCGAGGAGCAGACCGAGGACGGGGAGCAGGCCGAAGCCGAGTCCCGCACCGTCACGCGGGACCTGACGATGAGCCGGGCCATGGTCGAGGCCATCGCCCACGAGATGCGCGAGGACGACGAGGTGTTCTACATGGGCGAGGACGTCGCCGACTACGGGGGAATCTTCGACAGCACGCAGGGCCTCCTCGACGAGTTCGGCCACGACCGCATCATGGACGTGCCCATCAGCGAGACGGCGTACCTGGGTGCCGCGGTCGGCGCGGCACAGGCGGGGATGCGTCCCATCGCGGAGCTGATGTTCGTCGACTTCTTCGGCGTCGCGATGGACCAGATGTACAACCAGATGGCGAAGAACACGTACATGAGCGGCGGCAACTTCTCGGTCCCGATGGTGCTGACGACCGCCGTCGGCGGCACCTACAACGACGCCGCCCAGCACTCCCAGACGCTGTACGGCACCTTCGCCCACCTCCCCGGGATGAAGGTGGTCGTGCCCTCCACCGCGTACGACGCGAAGGGGCTGATGCACAACGCCATCCGCGACGACGACCCGGTCGTCTACATGTTCCACAAGCGCCTGATGGGCATCGGCTGGATGCCCGCGCCGGAGGGACCGAAGACGCCCGTCCCCGAGGAGGACTACACCATCCCGTTCGGGAAGGCAGACGTGAAACGGGAGGGGAGCGACGTGACCGTCGTCACGCTCGGCCTGCACGTCCACCGCGCGCTGGAGGCGGCCGAGTCGCTCGCCGACGACGGCGTCGACGCCGAGGTCGTCGACCTGCGAACGCTCGTCCCGCTCGACACCGAGACCGTCGTCGAATCGGTGAGAAAGACCGGCCGGCTCGTCGTCGTCGACGAGGACTACCGCTCGTTCGGTGTCACCGGCGAGGTCGTCGCCCGCGTCGCCGACGAGGCGCTGGACGACCTGGAGGCCGTCGAGCGCGTCGCGACCGCGGACGTGCCCATCCCGTACGCCCGGCCGCTGGAGAACGAGGTCCTGCCCGGCACGGCCGACATCGAGGCCGCCGTGCGAGACGTGGCAGAGCGATGA
- a CDS encoding thiamine pyrophosphate-dependent dehydrogenase E1 component subunit alpha, with amino-acid sequence MYEDMVTARYYEERLQEEYLEGKQPAFDISAGPIPGELHLAAGHEAAGIGVCHHLRDDDTVTAPHRPHHIAIAKGVDLKRMTAEIFGRETGLGKGKGGHMHLFDPDVNFACSGIIAQGCPPAAGAALAAKKRNTDAVAVAFLGEGAIDQGGFLESLNFAGVQDLPVVFVIEDNDWAISMPKERITDVEDGSKRADGFAIHGERVDHDDVEAVHEAARRAIGRARDGNGPTLLEVQVHRRMGHFMGDPQTYRSETDQEAASARDSIERLAETLRAYGIEEEELEESREAAHERVDEAIAWAKEQPEPDPSAAHEDVWVNPPSGVTDEEPAYDLAGGDD; translated from the coding sequence ATGTACGAGGACATGGTGACCGCCAGGTACTACGAGGAGCGGTTACAGGAGGAGTACCTGGAGGGCAAACAGCCGGCGTTCGACATCTCCGCCGGCCCGATTCCGGGGGAGCTGCACCTCGCGGCCGGCCACGAGGCGGCGGGCATCGGCGTCTGCCATCACCTGCGCGACGACGACACGGTGACTGCACCGCACCGACCGCATCACATCGCCATCGCGAAGGGGGTCGACCTGAAGCGGATGACCGCGGAGATATTCGGGCGCGAGACGGGGCTCGGGAAGGGGAAAGGAGGTCACATGCACCTGTTCGACCCGGACGTGAACTTCGCGTGTAGCGGCATCATCGCGCAGGGCTGCCCGCCGGCAGCGGGGGCAGCACTCGCGGCGAAGAAGCGCAACACGGACGCGGTCGCCGTCGCGTTCCTCGGCGAGGGCGCAATCGACCAGGGGGGCTTCCTCGAATCGCTCAACTTCGCGGGCGTCCAGGACCTCCCGGTCGTCTTCGTGATCGAGGACAACGACTGGGCCATCAGCATGCCGAAGGAGCGGATCACCGACGTGGAGGACGGCTCGAAGCGGGCCGACGGCTTCGCGATTCACGGCGAACGCGTCGACCACGACGACGTCGAGGCCGTCCACGAGGCCGCCCGGCGGGCCATCGGCCGGGCGCGGGACGGGAACGGCCCGACGCTGCTGGAGGTGCAGGTCCACCGACGGATGGGCCACTTCATGGGCGACCCGCAGACCTATCGGTCGGAGACCGACCAGGAAGCTGCGTCCGCGCGCGACTCCATCGAGCGCCTCGCCGAGACGCTGCGCGCCTACGGCATCGAGGAGGAGGAACTCGAGGAGAGCCGCGAGGCAGCCCACGAGCGCGTCGACGAGGCCATCGCGTGGGCGAAGGAGCAGCCCGAGCCGGACCCGTCGGCCGCCCACGAGGACGTGTGGGTGAACCCGCCGTCGGGCGTGACGGACGAGGAACCTGCGTACGACCTCGCAGGAGGTGACGACTGA